From the Leptospira biflexa serovar Patoc strain 'Patoc 1 (Paris)' genome, one window contains:
- a CDS encoding helix-turn-helix domain-containing protein yields the protein MKILILEDEPVHAKFLTKLLNIVLESSIKEIKHVTSIDEADKELKSSPIDLLFLDLNIFGFDGFDILERIPTIFTNTIVVSANTDNAIRAFEYGVIDFIPKPISEERLRLALERHSLFAITYQKGGDQQKNVKSRLLQVDLDRVQNRLLHLMEIEKIYLNEDLTLEVLAEELELHPRQLSEFLNGKKQTTFNSFLHSYRIKEAKVLLLKYPEKNVSDIGFEVGYKSLSSFYEAFKKELKITASEFRQKNSISETT from the coding sequence ATGAAAATTTTAATATTAGAAGATGAGCCAGTTCACGCAAAATTTCTTACGAAATTATTAAATATAGTTTTGGAATCTTCAATAAAAGAAATCAAACATGTAACCTCTATCGATGAAGCGGATAAAGAATTAAAATCCTCACCAATCGATTTACTTTTTTTAGATCTTAATATTTTTGGATTCGATGGTTTTGATATATTAGAGAGAATTCCTACAATTTTTACGAATACGATTGTCGTTTCAGCAAATACTGATAACGCCATTCGTGCATTCGAATATGGTGTAATTGATTTTATCCCGAAGCCTATTTCGGAAGAACGATTGCGGTTAGCATTGGAAAGACATTCTCTTTTTGCGATCACCTACCAAAAAGGAGGTGACCAACAAAAAAATGTGAAATCCCGATTATTACAAGTGGATTTGGATCGAGTTCAAAATCGGCTATTGCACTTAATGGAGATAGAAAAAATATATTTAAATGAGGATTTAACTCTCGAAGTTCTCGCCGAAGAATTGGAGTTACACCCGAGGCAACTATCTGAATTTTTAAATGGTAAAAAACAAACAACATTTAACTCCTTTTTACATAGTTATCGGATCAAAGAGGCAAAAGTACTTTTGCTCAAATATCCAGAAAAAAATGTAAGTGACATTGGTTTTGAAGTTGGTTACAAATCACTTTCCAGTTTTTACGAAGCCTTCAAAAAAGAATTAAAAATTACGGCATCAGAATTCAGGCAAAAAAATTCAATCTCAGAAACCACATAA
- a CDS encoding sensor histidine kinase, whose amino-acid sequence MNHNLLLRRISRSALSHVSAAIVILTIFSCNNESTINSILKVKNGKLILPETFVLNQTSIKLDGEWDFYYQKFLSSGDFRTSNSQIERGIVSIPGFWNEIKYEEKEYDAKSYGTFRMLLTLPNHLVNQKLSFYIPHSFTTYRMFLNGSVISENGIVGTNEENTKEYWLPKIVFFTPTAKTIEIIIHVANFKSLNAGFRQSIEFGTEETMLRTKQTRVALDIFLIASLFVISLYHFTLFLLRKKDLSLLYFSLYSFSSMIYQFTSGEFFLMILFPDFEWRWLIKIFFISIYLTFPFLLSFIGKVFTNEINKIPLNLFQFIFFSFSVFVLFSESTWIEKTLLPAEISMLFCCIYIFWILFKAVIHKRESASGFLFGFLFLFLTILNDILFEKNIIKTEVYAPIGNFVLFFSQSFFLSKNHSKLHVTIEKQKLELEQSVLLKDKIYHANIQSKRMELELYKKTIQPHFLMNSLSAIRYWVSESPQKSEQILDSLVGELHIILKVASKQLIPIGDEIALCKYHIGVMKMRMEKDYRFKTIGINPTEVIPPLIFHTLIENAFTHEDSIKARLSFVILKKNVKKDGNLFSVYCFIVYNHCKVEKENVVRHGSGTGLEYVRLRLEESYSGKWSLLHGKSKKGYRVIIQIQTL is encoded by the coding sequence ATGAATCATAACCTGCTCTTAAGAAGGATTTCCCGTAGTGCATTAAGCCACGTTTCGGCTGCAATTGTCATACTAACAATCTTTTCGTGTAACAATGAATCAACTATCAATAGTATATTGAAAGTAAAAAATGGAAAATTAATTCTGCCTGAAACTTTCGTCTTAAACCAAACTTCCATTAAGCTCGATGGAGAATGGGATTTTTATTACCAAAAATTTCTAAGTTCAGGTGATTTTAGAACTTCGAATTCACAAATTGAAAGAGGAATCGTTTCAATTCCTGGGTTTTGGAATGAGATCAAATATGAGGAGAAGGAGTATGATGCAAAAAGTTATGGCACTTTTCGGATGCTCTTAACTCTTCCAAATCATTTAGTCAATCAAAAACTATCTTTTTATATTCCCCATTCGTTTACAACTTATAGAATGTTCTTAAATGGCTCAGTGATCTCAGAAAATGGAATTGTTGGAACTAATGAAGAAAATACGAAAGAGTATTGGTTACCAAAAATTGTATTTTTCACACCTACTGCCAAAACGATTGAAATCATCATCCATGTTGCAAACTTTAAATCCTTAAATGCAGGTTTTCGCCAAAGTATAGAGTTTGGAACCGAAGAAACGATGCTCCGTACAAAACAAACACGTGTTGCATTGGATATTTTTTTGATTGCGAGTTTGTTTGTTATTTCTTTATACCATTTTACTCTTTTTCTTTTGCGGAAAAAAGATCTAAGTCTTCTTTATTTCTCTCTCTATTCTTTTTCTAGTATGATTTACCAATTTACGAGTGGTGAATTTTTTTTAATGATTTTGTTTCCTGATTTCGAATGGAGATGGTTAATTAAGATTTTTTTTATTTCAATTTATTTAACTTTTCCATTTTTACTTAGTTTTATAGGAAAAGTTTTCACCAATGAAATCAATAAAATTCCTTTAAATCTATTCCAATTTATTTTTTTTAGTTTCTCAGTTTTTGTGTTATTTTCGGAATCAACATGGATAGAAAAAACACTTTTGCCGGCTGAAATTTCTATGTTATTTTGTTGTATTTATATTTTTTGGATCTTATTCAAAGCAGTGATTCATAAAAGAGAAAGTGCATCAGGGTTTTTGTTTGGATTCCTTTTTTTATTTCTTACGATACTAAACGATATACTATTCGAAAAAAATATTATTAAAACTGAAGTATATGCGCCTATCGGGAATTTTGTATTGTTCTTTTCGCAATCTTTTTTCCTTTCGAAAAACCATTCAAAACTACATGTTACAATCGAAAAACAAAAGTTAGAACTTGAGCAATCAGTACTATTAAAAGATAAAATTTATCATGCAAATATTCAATCCAAGAGGATGGAATTAGAGTTATACAAAAAAACGATCCAACCTCATTTTCTTATGAATTCACTTTCGGCGATTCGGTATTGGGTTTCCGAAAGTCCGCAAAAATCGGAACAAATTTTAGATTCCCTTGTAGGAGAACTTCATATTATCTTAAAAGTTGCTTCTAAACAACTGATTCCAATTGGTGATGAAATCGCATTATGCAAATACCATATAGGAGTCATGAAAATGCGAATGGAAAAAGATTATCGATTTAAAACAATTGGGATCAATCCAACGGAAGTAATTCCTCCGCTAATTTTCCATACGCTCATAGAAAATGCGTTTACTCATGAGGATTCCATAAAAGCAAGGTTAAGCTTTGTAATCCTCAAAAAAAACGTCAAAAAAGATGGGAATTTATTCTCGGTTTATTGTTTTATTGTATATAACCATTGTAAGGTCGAAAAAGAGAACGTTGTGAGACATGGATCAGGTACTGGATTAGAATATGTAAGACTTCGGTTAGAGGAATCTTATTCTGGCAAGTGGTCTTTGCTACATGGAAAATCTAAAAAAGGATATCGGGTTATCATTCAAATCCAAACTCTATAA
- a CDS encoding lactonase family protein has product MKNQSIIVNIFIIISYLILNLFCAPTKLNSTCDPESKSFAITALLEFGSNDGSFLCPIFSGLSPLRFHYGTDFLIIQQNETINPITPFSSEPIVHCESNPTLPQGLILAESNCTISGTSLIGIDSTKYFITAKSSNKQTTIPLVIKSLFIPKYAYVANVGSNLINSYSINANTGVLNNTGFVAAGGGPESMAISPNQRFLTVANRNTNNLSQFSINQTNGNLTLVETVPSGGSTPVSIVYHPKKDLLYVSNSYNYSTFSVNPLTGNLLLVNTVAHTDASSGIIVEPFGNFLYRANYSGNAIESYPIDSSTGFLSQNPIQSIGSGFRPRRLAFHANGRTLYVAYDTDSNLSTYQIDSNTGFMSSVFPLIPTTGNVSGAITTDPTGRFLYMANRDTNVISMFATSPETGELFPFSPTTIPTGTGPLGITVDPSGKFLYNTNINSDTAGIFTINQSNGILTSNGTVGTSTSPAVILTSGTNP; this is encoded by the coding sequence GTGAAGAATCAATCCATAATTGTCAATATATTTATTATAATTTCTTATTTGATTTTAAATCTGTTTTGTGCTCCAACAAAATTAAACTCAACTTGTGATCCAGAGAGCAAAAGTTTTGCGATTACCGCATTACTAGAATTTGGTTCAAATGACGGATCATTTTTATGCCCTATATTTTCTGGTTTAAGCCCACTTCGGTTTCATTATGGCACCGATTTTTTAATTATACAACAGAATGAAACGATCAATCCAATTACTCCATTTTCATCTGAACCCATTGTTCATTGCGAATCGAATCCCACTCTTCCTCAAGGATTAATTTTAGCTGAGTCAAATTGTACGATTTCGGGAACTTCACTCATAGGAATTGATTCAACTAAATATTTCATCACTGCAAAAAGTAGTAACAAACAAACAACTATCCCATTGGTCATCAAATCTTTGTTTATTCCTAAGTATGCTTATGTTGCAAACGTAGGATCGAATTTAATCAATTCCTATTCAATCAATGCGAATACTGGTGTATTAAATAATACAGGTTTTGTGGCAGCGGGAGGAGGACCAGAATCGATGGCGATCAGTCCTAACCAAAGGTTTTTGACTGTCGCAAATCGAAACACGAACAATCTCAGTCAATTTTCAATCAACCAAACCAATGGAAACTTAACTTTAGTCGAAACGGTACCGAGCGGTGGGAGTACTCCAGTTTCAATCGTCTACCATCCCAAAAAGGATTTACTTTATGTAAGTAACTCTTATAACTATTCTACTTTTTCTGTTAATCCACTGACCGGGAATTTATTGTTGGTGAATACAGTGGCGCATACAGATGCATCAAGTGGAATTATAGTCGAACCATTTGGAAATTTTTTATATAGAGCCAATTACAGTGGTAATGCCATTGAGTCTTATCCGATTGATAGCAGTACAGGTTTTTTGAGCCAAAACCCAATTCAGTCGATCGGTAGTGGATTCCGACCAAGAAGATTGGCATTCCATGCCAATGGAAGAACTTTATATGTGGCTTACGATACTGATAGTAATCTTTCGACCTATCAAATTGACTCAAATACAGGGTTCATGAGTTCAGTCTTCCCTTTAATACCCACCACAGGTAATGTTTCTGGCGCCATAACGACAGATCCCACTGGACGGTTTTTGTACATGGCGAACCGAGATACGAATGTTATTTCTATGTTTGCAACAAGCCCCGAGACAGGTGAGTTGTTTCCATTTTCTCCAACTACGATCCCTACAGGGACTGGACCCTTGGGGATCACTGTGGATCCCTCAGGCAAATTTTTATATAATACGAATATTAATTCTGATACCGCGGGAATATTTACAATCAATCAATCGAATGGAATTTTAACATCAAACGGAACTGTCGGAACCAGTACATCTCCAGCGGTAATTTTAACTTCAGGAACGAATCCTTAA
- a CDS encoding cyclic nucleotide-binding domain-containing protein: MFSKPTSLAIKEIITGTDLFLNLSPETKEHLAKSFVKVKVPKNKVVIKQGEHGDALYLVATGSFSVYVTTDGKKEKVGEIKPGSCFGEGALVTDEPRNATVISEQIGTVYRIGREEFKKAFKDRSEELKAFVKLISRRSRALHRSVFRPEPRRIKELISTVSLFSGVGAKLISELEPQMEWIFLPGGETLMRQGDKADGMYVVVNGSLVYEVRNLENTIVSTGSFSKGDIIGEIALLTGEPRTATVVATLSCEIVKISTAAFEAVFSKHPPSMYAITKLIAERFSNDRMGKRMPKQARSIITLFPLQKDLSARNFAQNLSQALKKFGRTAIIESRDFKKRLGNREYAVSDLLESLYQMQDSHEFLILCPDF, from the coding sequence ATGTTCTCTAAGCCAACATCCCTAGCGATTAAAGAAATCATCACAGGAACTGATTTATTCCTGAACCTCTCACCTGAAACAAAAGAACACCTAGCAAAGTCGTTCGTTAAAGTCAAAGTTCCCAAGAACAAGGTTGTGATCAAACAAGGAGAACACGGGGATGCACTCTATCTTGTGGCAACCGGAAGTTTTAGCGTTTATGTAACAACAGACGGAAAAAAAGAGAAAGTGGGTGAAATCAAACCTGGCAGTTGTTTTGGCGAAGGTGCTCTTGTGACAGACGAACCAAGGAACGCCACTGTGATCTCAGAGCAGATAGGAACCGTCTACAGAATTGGTCGTGAAGAATTCAAAAAAGCCTTCAAAGATCGTTCGGAAGAACTAAAGGCTTTCGTTAAACTGATCAGTCGTAGGTCACGTGCTTTGCATCGTAGTGTGTTTCGTCCTGAACCGAGGCGTATCAAAGAACTCATTTCGACAGTTTCCCTTTTTAGTGGCGTGGGTGCAAAACTCATCTCTGAGCTTGAACCTCAAATGGAATGGATCTTTTTACCTGGTGGAGAAACTCTCATGCGCCAAGGCGACAAAGCCGACGGAATGTATGTTGTCGTCAATGGTAGTCTTGTGTATGAAGTGAGAAATCTTGAGAACACCATTGTCTCTACTGGTTCTTTTTCCAAAGGTGATATCATTGGTGAAATCGCCCTTCTCACTGGGGAACCGCGGACCGCCACAGTTGTTGCAACACTCTCCTGTGAGATAGTGAAAATCAGCACAGCTGCATTTGAAGCCGTTTTCTCCAAACATCCACCCAGCATGTATGCGATTACCAAACTGATCGCAGAACGATTCTCAAACGATCGGATGGGCAAACGAATGCCCAAACAAGCAAGGAGTATCATTACACTCTTCCCTTTACAGAAAGATCTTTCTGCTCGTAATTTTGCTCAAAACCTTTCACAAGCTTTAAAAAAATTTGGACGCACCGCAATCATCGAAAGTCGCGATTTTAAAAAACGCCTTGGCAATCGAGAATATGCCGTTTCAGACTTACTCGAATCACTGTATCAAATGCAGGATTCCCATGAATTCCTAATCCTTTGCCCTGACTTTTAG
- a CDS encoding patatin-like phospholipase family protein — protein MLSEAHRTGGLTAEEIRFLGDSEEVLGPTRELVLLYSDPNEKPANTANLTRIRKTDSVRHIRTYSNHGFESLTRFITGRSIGFALGGGGAKGLAHIGLLKAMQEENIPIDMIGGTSAGALMASIYAMGYHAPELERVAKALMSDKKTLNDYTIPTVSLIRGKKFNTVIKNFVGNRMIEDLWLPYFAVATSLTKSQKVIFDRGPVWKALRASASIPGILPPFYEKNELLVDGAMLDNIPGAVMREKGADFVISVALSSEGDSTADEVFSAIYEENNSGALPSALRMLFKRIIGKTQKQKDVPNLLSLLMRATFVASDAAKAKAKAESDIFAELPVEQYGLFDWKKFHELVEIGYNYGKANAKSWKKQLGIRG, from the coding sequence TTGTTAAGTGAGGCGCATAGAACTGGTGGACTTACCGCAGAAGAAATCCGTTTTCTAGGCGATTCAGAAGAAGTCCTTGGTCCAACCCGCGAACTTGTTTTACTTTATTCTGATCCAAATGAAAAACCAGCCAATACCGCAAACCTAACACGAATCAGAAAAACAGATTCAGTCAGGCATATCCGCACATATAGTAATCATGGATTTGAAAGTCTAACTCGCTTCATTACAGGACGTTCCATAGGATTCGCATTAGGCGGTGGTGGTGCAAAAGGCCTTGCCCATATCGGACTTCTAAAAGCCATGCAGGAAGAAAACATACCCATCGACATGATTGGAGGCACAAGTGCAGGTGCCCTTATGGCAAGTATTTATGCAATGGGTTATCATGCTCCCGAATTAGAACGTGTCGCGAAAGCTCTTATGAGCGACAAAAAAACTTTGAATGACTATACGATACCAACGGTCTCTCTCATTCGAGGTAAAAAGTTCAACACTGTAATCAAAAATTTTGTTGGGAATCGAATGATCGAAGATCTATGGTTACCGTATTTTGCTGTAGCCACGAGCCTCACTAAATCCCAAAAAGTGATCTTCGATCGTGGACCTGTATGGAAAGCATTACGTGCATCGGCATCGATTCCAGGAATCTTACCACCGTTCTACGAAAAAAACGAACTGCTTGTTGATGGAGCCATGCTCGATAACATTCCAGGAGCTGTGATGCGCGAGAAGGGAGCCGATTTTGTGATCTCTGTGGCGCTCTCTTCGGAAGGTGATTCCACTGCAGATGAAGTCTTCAGTGCCATCTATGAAGAAAATAATTCGGGGGCCTTACCTTCAGCACTTCGAATGTTATTCAAACGAATCATTGGCAAAACACAAAAACAAAAAGACGTCCCAAACCTTTTGAGTTTACTCATGCGTGCTACTTTTGTTGCCTCAGATGCGGCAAAAGCCAAAGCGAAGGCTGAATCAGATATTTTTGCTGAATTGCCAGTAGAGCAATATGGTCTTTTCGATTGGAAAAAATTCCACGAACTGGTAGAGATTGGATATAATTATGGGAAGGCCAATGCCAAAAGTTGGAAAAAACAACTGGGGATAAGGGGTTAG
- a CDS encoding FG-GAP repeat protein — protein sequence MNSKQFTKMTKFKLHLVSVPSILALFTIFMSINCQRLTLNHPCDPKSDSYLSTLLLSSAAQGPVPYCGFRIQTPIKLWESQAYLKAPNADPSDQFGTAVGISGDTIVVGAIGEASNETTITNGESASSDNSLGLAGAVYVFQRTGSTWSQQAYIKAPNAEASDQFGVSVAIDGDTIVVGANLEDSNQTTITNGPTASGDNSVSNSGAVYVFKRSGSTWAQEAYLKPSNAEASDQFGFPVAISGDTIVVGSYLEDSNQTSITNGPTASGDNSSTDSGAIYVFQRSGSTWSQQAYIKPSNVETQDFFGKGLAISGDTIVAGANFEDSNQITITNGGIASSNNGALNAGAAYVFQRSGSTWVEQAYLKAPNAEAGDQFGEDVAISKDTIVVSAFAEASNQITITNGQTASSDNSSTNAGAAYVFKRTGSTWTQEAYLKAPNAKADEYFGVSLAIEGDTIAVGTIFEDSGQRTVTNGQTINIDNSAPRSGAIFVYGRTGSNWALNAYLKAPNADTDDRLGNVIALSLDTIVVGVPQEDSNQTTITNGPTASSDNSSVSSGAASVFIRK from the coding sequence ATGAATTCAAAGCAATTCACAAAAATGACAAAATTCAAACTACACTTGGTTTCGGTACCAAGCATCTTGGCTCTGTTCACAATATTTATGTCTATCAATTGCCAGCGATTAACATTGAATCATCCCTGTGATCCGAAATCCGATAGTTATCTCTCGACCTTACTTTTATCCTCTGCCGCGCAAGGTCCCGTGCCGTATTGTGGCTTCCGCATCCAAACTCCTATCAAACTTTGGGAAAGCCAAGCGTATCTAAAAGCACCTAATGCCGATCCTTCGGATCAATTTGGAACTGCAGTTGGCATATCTGGAGATACGATTGTTGTTGGAGCCATCGGTGAAGCAAGTAACGAAACTACAATTACGAATGGAGAAAGTGCCAGTAGCGATAACTCTTTGGGTTTAGCGGGTGCCGTTTATGTATTCCAAAGGACTGGATCCACTTGGAGCCAACAAGCATATATCAAAGCACCCAATGCCGAAGCAAGTGACCAATTCGGTGTCAGCGTCGCGATTGATGGAGACACGATTGTCGTTGGTGCCAATTTGGAAGATAGTAATCAAACGACCATTACCAATGGTCCTACGGCAAGCGGGGACAACTCGGTGTCTAATTCCGGTGCAGTTTATGTATTCAAAAGGTCGGGTTCCACTTGGGCCCAAGAGGCTTATCTCAAACCATCTAACGCAGAAGCTAGTGATCAGTTTGGATTTCCTGTAGCGATCTCTGGTGATACGATTGTTGTGGGATCTTATTTGGAGGACAGTAACCAAACATCCATTACAAATGGTCCTACGGCAAGCGGGGACAACTCGTCTACTGACTCTGGGGCCATCTATGTATTCCAAAGATCGGGTTCCACCTGGTCCCAACAGGCCTACATCAAACCTTCTAATGTAGAAACCCAAGATTTTTTCGGAAAAGGATTAGCCATTTCAGGCGACACCATTGTGGCAGGTGCCAATTTCGAAGATAGCAATCAGATCACCATTACAAATGGCGGAATCGCAAGTAGCAATAACGGAGCTCTCAATGCTGGCGCCGCATATGTATTCCAAAGGTCTGGTTCCACTTGGGTTGAACAGGCCTATCTCAAAGCGCCCAATGCAGAAGCTGGGGATCAATTTGGCGAGGATGTTGCTATCTCAAAAGATACAATCGTTGTCAGTGCTTTTGCCGAAGCAAGCAATCAGATCACAATCACTAACGGGCAAACTGCGAGTTCAGATAACTCCTCAACCAATGCAGGTGCGGCATATGTTTTCAAGAGGACGGGTTCTACCTGGACCCAGGAAGCTTATCTCAAAGCACCAAACGCAAAAGCAGACGAATATTTCGGCGTTTCATTAGCCATTGAAGGAGATACGATTGCTGTCGGTACTATTTTTGAAGATAGCGGCCAGAGGACAGTTACAAATGGACAAACGATAAACATCGATAATTCTGCACCTCGGTCTGGCGCAATCTTTGTTTATGGAAGGACAGGATCCAATTGGGCCTTGAATGCATATCTCAAAGCACCAAATGCTGATACGGATGACCGACTTGGAAATGTAATTGCGCTTTCTTTAGATACAATCGTTGTTGGAGTACCCCAAGAGGATAGCAATCAAACTACAATTACGAATGGGCCAACAGCAAGTTCGGATAACTCTTCTGTATCTTCCGGTGCCGCCTCTGTCTTTATTAGAAAATAA
- a CDS encoding AgmX/PglI C-terminal domain-containing protein, giving the protein MKKTIPFQKEILLVTVTTLLWTVVYLLFLRPISQNDSRSRTPNQVDARGLTSYHKREVNLTITKHKNKIQNCYLEYLKTKPSLEEGKIQFDWQIEPDGDPTKIELIHSDFSSNILTECIQNEIGSWEFPPPTERSHNTYVDYTFHFKKEVTVSN; this is encoded by the coding sequence ATGAAAAAAACCATTCCATTCCAAAAAGAAATCCTTCTCGTTACGGTAACAACCCTTCTATGGACCGTAGTATATCTCCTTTTCCTACGTCCAATCTCCCAAAATGATTCCCGTTCTCGAACACCAAACCAAGTAGATGCACGAGGTCTCACTTCTTATCATAAACGAGAAGTGAATCTAACCATCACCAAACACAAAAATAAGATTCAAAATTGTTATCTTGAATATTTAAAAACTAAACCCTCACTAGAGGAAGGCAAAATTCAGTTTGATTGGCAGATAGAACCAGACGGAGATCCAACCAAAATAGAACTCATTCATTCTGATTTCTCCTCAAACATTCTAACCGAATGCATTCAAAATGAAATTGGTTCCTGGGAATTTCCACCACCAACCGAAAGATCACATAACACGTATGTAGATTATACCTTTCATTTCAAAAAAGAAGTAACGGTTTCCAATTAG